In the genome of Pseudomonas bubulae, one region contains:
- a CDS encoding heavy metal response regulator transcription factor has translation MRLLVAEDEPKIGIYLQQGLTEAGFNVDRFTDGKEALQHALSEAYDLLILDVMMPGLDGWEVLQKVRASGKDVPVLFLTARDRVEDRVKGLELGADDYLIKPFAFSELLARVRTLLRRGSSAPSQTYMKLADLEVDLLKRRAIRGGKRIDLTAKEFALLELLLRRRGEVLPKSLIASQVWDMNFDSDTNVIEVAIRRLRAKIDDDFEVKLIHTSRGMGYMLDSPDSESK, from the coding sequence ATGAGACTTCTTGTTGCTGAAGACGAACCAAAAATAGGCATCTATTTGCAGCAAGGACTCACCGAGGCGGGGTTCAATGTTGATCGGTTTACCGATGGCAAAGAGGCACTTCAGCACGCCTTGAGCGAAGCCTATGACCTGCTGATTCTCGACGTCATGATGCCTGGGCTGGATGGCTGGGAAGTCCTCCAGAAGGTACGTGCATCCGGGAAGGATGTTCCCGTGCTCTTCCTCACGGCGCGAGACCGCGTCGAAGATCGAGTGAAGGGCCTTGAACTCGGGGCAGATGATTACCTGATCAAACCGTTCGCCTTTTCTGAGCTTTTGGCTCGCGTTAGAACGCTGCTGCGTAGGGGTAGCAGCGCTCCCTCGCAAACCTATATGAAATTGGCCGATCTGGAAGTGGACCTGCTTAAGCGTCGGGCCATCCGTGGAGGTAAACGTATAGATCTGACAGCTAAAGAGTTTGCTTTGCTTGAGCTGTTGCTGCGTCGTCGAGGAGAGGTGTTGCCAAAATCGCTTATCGCTTCCCAAGTTTGGGACATGAATTTTGATAGCGATACCAACGTTATCGAGGTGGCGATCAGGCGACTGAGAGCCAAAATCGATGATGATTTTGAGGTCAAGCTGATTCATACCTCGCGAGGTATGGGTTACATGCTCGACTCTCCTGATTCGGAGTCGAAATGA
- a CDS encoding co-regulatory protein PtrA N-terminal domain-containing protein, producing the protein MNRLKVLILVSSLLVSSSLWAESGGDRVVERMENLRNKAESVLIQAERAPEGQRHVHMAEHMNMLGEIMSQLHQDHPDASMSPQQHLAWMEKHDKIVDDVLSQMQREHKLMLSENHQ; encoded by the coding sequence ATGAATCGCTTAAAAGTTCTTATTCTTGTGAGCTCGCTACTCGTCTCGTCTTCTCTATGGGCTGAAAGTGGCGGAGACCGGGTTGTAGAGCGTATGGAAAACCTGCGCAACAAGGCTGAATCTGTGCTTATACAAGCTGAAAGAGCTCCTGAAGGGCAGCGTCATGTCCACATGGCCGAGCATATGAATATGCTTGGGGAGATCATGAGTCAGCTCCATCAAGATCACCCAGACGCATCGATGTCACCTCAGCAGCACCTCGCTTGGATGGAAAAGCACGACAAAATAGTTGATGACGTTTTGAGCCAAATGCAGCGTGAGCACAAATTGATGCTTTCTGAAAACCATCAGTGA
- a CDS encoding plastocyanin/azurin family copper-binding protein — MKAKLITPVIAAITLIFGATAIASVGHGKEDIGQPGVSSKVTRTVEVEMGDVFFKPKSIDVKPGETVRFVLRNEGSLLHEFNIGKAAAHAAHQKEMANMFQNGALSPTGAGKMMSDMGHSMGGMKMVEMEHNDPNSVLIEPGATKELIWTFNTTTGLQFACNVPGHYQSGMVGQIVLK; from the coding sequence ATGAAAGCTAAGCTCATTACCCCTGTTATTGCGGCAATCACCCTAATCTTCGGTGCTACGGCGATCGCCAGTGTTGGTCATGGTAAAGAGGACATCGGCCAGCCCGGTGTCTCTTCTAAGGTTACCCGTACGGTGGAAGTGGAGATGGGTGATGTTTTCTTCAAACCTAAAAGCATCGACGTCAAACCGGGTGAAACGGTCCGATTCGTCCTTCGCAATGAGGGTTCGCTGCTGCACGAGTTCAACATCGGCAAAGCCGCTGCTCATGCGGCACACCAAAAAGAAATGGCGAACATGTTCCAGAACGGGGCGCTAAGCCCCACCGGGGCCGGGAAAATGATGAGCGACATGGGCCATAGCATGGGAGGGATGAAGATGGTCGAAATGGAACACAACGACCCGAACAGCGTGCTGATCGAGCCAGGCGCAACCAAGGAGCTGATCTGGACCTTCAACACCACCACTGGGCTTCAATTTGCTTGCAACGTGCCGGGGCATTATCAATCAGGGATGGTCGGTCAGATTGTCCTGAAGTAG
- the dmeF gene encoding CDF family Co(II)/Ni(II) efflux transporter DmeF translates to MSSIDIKHTHDHVFLGSAHDDNAKRTLWVVALTVVMMVGEITAGYITGSMALLADGFHMATHAVALGIAAVAYGYAKRHASSQRYSFGTGKVGDLGGFASALILGMVSLGIGVESVMRLFQPTDVQFGTATLIAIAGLIVNIASALLLGHGHDHDDHDHAHHGSDNNLKSAYVHVIADALTSVLAIVALLAGRYLGWVWLDPVMGIVGAIVIARWAWTLMGVTAGVLLDQTDAHVAEEIRELVETPGDATITDLHVWQIGPQAHAAIVSVLGEATANADSIRERLKSVHEVSHLTIEFRPV, encoded by the coding sequence ATGAGCAGTATCGACATCAAACACACCCACGACCACGTGTTCCTTGGCTCAGCGCACGACGATAATGCCAAGCGTACGCTTTGGGTTGTGGCACTTACCGTTGTGATGATGGTTGGCGAGATCACCGCCGGTTATATAACTGGCTCAATGGCGTTACTGGCCGATGGCTTTCATATGGCAACCCATGCCGTAGCATTGGGCATCGCGGCCGTCGCTTACGGATATGCAAAACGCCACGCTTCCAGCCAGCGCTACAGTTTCGGTACCGGAAAGGTTGGAGACCTAGGCGGGTTTGCCTCGGCGTTGATTCTCGGCATGGTCTCCCTGGGAATTGGCGTTGAGTCTGTCATGCGCCTCTTCCAGCCAACGGACGTGCAGTTCGGCACCGCTACGCTCATCGCAATTGCCGGTTTGATCGTCAACATTGCCAGCGCCCTGCTGCTGGGCCATGGGCACGATCATGATGATCATGACCATGCCCATCACGGGAGCGACAACAACCTGAAATCGGCCTACGTCCACGTCATCGCGGACGCGCTGACTTCGGTTCTGGCCATTGTGGCACTGCTCGCCGGCCGTTATCTCGGCTGGGTGTGGCTGGACCCGGTCATGGGCATCGTCGGTGCCATCGTTATTGCGCGGTGGGCATGGACCTTGATGGGGGTCACTGCAGGTGTACTGCTGGATCAGACCGATGCGCATGTTGCCGAGGAAATCCGTGAACTGGTTGAGACGCCGGGGGATGCCACCATTACGGACTTGCACGTCTGGCAGATTGGGCCACAAGCCCATGCGGCAATCGTCAGCGTCCTTGGTGAGGCCACTGCGAATGCCGACAGCATTCGTGAACGTCTCAAGTCGGTTCACGAGGTCAGCCATCTGACGATCGAGTTTCGACCAGTCTAA
- a CDS encoding metal/formaldehyde-sensitive transcriptional repressor, which translates to MGHIAANKDDLLKRVKRIAGQLQAVERALESDLDCAKTLHLVAATRGAMNGLMEEIIEEHAREHVANPALSEEERSKGVEELLEAIRRYSK; encoded by the coding sequence ATGGGCCATATCGCAGCAAACAAAGATGATCTTCTCAAGCGTGTAAAACGTATCGCCGGACAACTTCAAGCGGTTGAGCGAGCGTTGGAATCGGATCTCGATTGCGCCAAAACACTGCACCTTGTTGCCGCCACTCGCGGTGCCATGAACGGCTTGATGGAGGAAATCATCGAGGAGCATGCGCGTGAGCATGTCGCGAACCCTGCTCTCAGTGAAGAAGAGCGAAGTAAGGGCGTCGAAGAGCTTCTTGAAGCCATTCGCCGCTACTCCAAGTAA
- a CDS encoding heavy-metal-associated domain-containing protein gives MFILDVSGIGCGGCVSKITKAIQSLDNKATISVDRSAGKVSVESSESSEQIRKAVEALGFPSQIST, from the coding sequence ATGTTCATCTTAGATGTATCAGGCATTGGTTGCGGCGGTTGCGTCAGCAAAATCACTAAAGCAATTCAGTCCTTGGACAACAAAGCTACGATTTCCGTGGATCGGTCCGCCGGAAAGGTGAGTGTTGAAAGTAGCGAAAGCTCAGAGCAAATTCGTAAAGCTGTCGAGGCGTTAGGTTTTCCTTCCCAAATCAGCACTTGA
- the flgB gene encoding flagellar basal body rod protein FlgB, giving the protein MSINFEKALGTSERALFYRSQRAEILSNNIANADTPNFKARDMDFSTVLASQNRENLANTFSLKTPNVKHIAGKDSASDIYGSGLLYSTPVQPAIDQNTVDQQVEVAKYTENGIRFDAAFTRLNGAFKGLLKALRGD; this is encoded by the coding sequence GTGAGCATTAACTTTGAGAAAGCACTTGGCACATCAGAAAGAGCGTTATTTTATCGTAGTCAAAGAGCTGAAATCCTGAGTAATAATATCGCAAACGCCGATACGCCGAACTTCAAAGCTCGAGATATGGACTTCTCTACTGTGCTTGCAAGTCAGAATAGAGAAAACCTTGCTAATACGTTTTCTTTGAAAACGCCAAATGTAAAACATATTGCCGGAAAAGATTCAGCAAGTGATATTTACGGAAGCGGTTTGCTTTACAGCACTCCGGTTCAACCTGCCATCGATCAAAATACTGTCGATCAGCAGGTTGAGGTCGCAAAATACACAGAAAATGGGATACGTTTCGATGCCGCTTTTACTCGTTTGAATGGTGCATTCAAAGGTTTGCTCAAAGCTCTGCGAGGAGATTAG
- a CDS encoding co-regulatory protein PtrA N-terminal domain-containing protein, translating into MKSIKALFIIAALTVSSFAMAEGGGDRTFARMEVARNNSMESYQIAQQQSTQPPIAESKVKAMGHKNC; encoded by the coding sequence ATGAAATCCATCAAAGCTTTGTTCATCATTGCAGCCCTAACCGTCTCTTCTTTTGCTATGGCTGAAGGCGGTGGTGACCGGACGTTCGCCCGCATGGAAGTAGCTAGGAATAATTCAATGGAATCGTATCAAATAGCCCAACAACAGAGCACCCAGCCCCCGATCGCAGAAAGCAAAGTCAAAGCGATGGGCCACAAGAATTGCTGA
- a CDS encoding copper resistance system multicopper oxidase, giving the protein MNSKTSRRTFVKGLAAGGVLGGLGLWRTPVWAVTSPGLPSILTGNEFDLFIGETPVNITGSPRTAMTINGSLPGPLLRWREGETVTLRVKNRLDQDTSIHWHGIILPANMDGVPGLSFHGIAPDGMYEYKFNVHQNGTYWYHSHSGLQEQAGVYGPIVIDSKEPEPFQYDRDYVVMLTDWTDEDPSRVMAKLKKQSDYYNHHKRTVGDFIGDVSKQGWSAAVADRKMWAEMKMNPTDLADVSGDTYTYLMNGQAPNGNWTGIFKPGEKLRLRFINGSAMSYFDVRIPGLKMTVVAADGQHVKPVSVDEFRIAVAETYDVIVEPTSEEAYTIFAQSMDRTGYARGTLAVREGLKAQVPAIDPRPLLTMDDMGMGGMEGMDHGGMAGMGGDMKQGEMSGMAGMDHSKMTGMNQSDMTGMDSGDMSNMAGMDHSKMAGMDKGDTSNMAGMDHSQMAGMSDMSGEMQAHPASETNNPLVDMQAMSPTPKLNDPGIGLRNNGRRVLTYSDLRSTFQDPDGREPNRTIELHLTGHMEKFSWSFNGIKFSDAEPLRLKYGERLRITLVNDTMMTHPIHLHGMWSDLEDENGKFMVRKHTIDMPPGTKRSYRVTADALGRWAYHCHLLFHMEMGMFREVRVDE; this is encoded by the coding sequence ATGAATTCCAAAACCTCTAGGCGGACATTCGTTAAAGGCCTGGCCGCTGGTGGCGTTCTCGGCGGCCTTGGTCTGTGGCGCACTCCTGTATGGGCAGTGACCAGTCCTGGTCTGCCGAGCATTCTCACCGGTAACGAATTTGATCTGTTTATTGGTGAAACCCCTGTAAATATTACTGGCTCGCCGCGCACAGCCATGACCATCAATGGTTCGTTGCCCGGACCTTTGCTTCGTTGGCGCGAAGGCGAAACGGTCACACTGCGTGTGAAAAACCGCCTAGACCAAGACACGTCGATTCATTGGCACGGGATCATTCTGCCCGCCAATATGGACGGTGTACCGGGGTTGAGTTTCCATGGCATCGCGCCCGACGGGATGTACGAGTACAAATTCAATGTGCATCAAAACGGCACATACTGGTACCACAGCCATTCAGGCTTGCAGGAACAGGCAGGCGTATACGGTCCAATTGTCATCGACTCTAAAGAGCCTGAACCTTTTCAATACGATCGCGACTATGTGGTGATGTTGACTGACTGGACCGATGAAGATCCTAGTCGTGTCATGGCCAAGCTCAAGAAGCAATCGGACTACTACAACCACCACAAACGTACCGTGGGCGACTTTATCGGCGACGTCAGCAAGCAAGGTTGGTCTGCTGCTGTGGCCGACCGCAAGATGTGGGCTGAAATGAAAATGAACCCCACTGATCTCGCAGACGTCAGTGGGGATACTTACACCTATCTCATGAATGGCCAAGCGCCTAACGGTAACTGGACCGGTATTTTCAAGCCGGGCGAGAAGCTGCGCCTGCGCTTTATCAACGGTTCAGCTATGAGCTATTTCGACGTTCGCATCCCTGGTTTGAAAATGACCGTTGTGGCGGCTGACGGTCAACATGTCAAACCAGTCAGCGTCGATGAATTCCGCATCGCCGTGGCAGAAACGTATGACGTGATCGTAGAACCTACCAGCGAAGAGGCTTACACCATCTTTGCCCAGTCCATGGATAGAACCGGTTATGCACGTGGAACCTTGGCAGTTCGAGAAGGTTTGAAAGCACAGGTACCTGCGATCGATCCTCGGCCGCTTTTGACCATGGATGACATGGGTATGGGCGGTATGGAGGGCATGGACCATGGCGGCATGGCTGGTATGGGCGGCGATATGAAGCAAGGTGAAATGTCAGGCATGGCTGGCATGGATCACAGCAAGATGACGGGGATGAACCAAAGCGACATGACCGGCATGGACAGCGGTGACATGTCTAACATGGCCGGCATGGATCACAGCAAGATGGCGGGAATGGACAAAGGCGACACGTCCAATATGGCCGGCATGGACCACAGCCAGATGGCTGGGATGAGCGATATGAGTGGCGAAATGCAGGCCCATCCAGCATCCGAAACCAACAACCCCTTGGTTGATATGCAAGCCATGAGCCCTACGCCAAAGCTAAACGACCCTGGCATAGGTTTGCGGAATAATGGTCGTCGAGTCCTCACCTACTCTGATTTGAGAAGCACTTTCCAAGACCCTGACGGCCGCGAGCCCAATCGCACTATTGAACTTCATCTGACCGGTCACATGGAGAAGTTTTCGTGGTCCTTCAACGGAATCAAATTTTCAGACGCAGAGCCGCTTCGTCTGAAGTATGGGGAGCGTCTTCGGATCACCCTGGTGAATGACACCATGATGACCCATCCCATCCACCTTCACGGCATGTGGAGCGACCTTGAAGACGAAAATGGCAAGTTCATGGTGCGCAAGCACACAATTGACATGCCACCAGGTACTAAGCGCAGTTATCGAGTCACCGCTGATGCCTTAGGTCGCTGGGCCTATCACTGCCACCTACTTTTCCATATGGAAATGGGCATGTTCCGTGAAGTACGGGTTGATGAGTAA
- a CDS encoding copper resistance protein B produces MGGLSSVVMAGEDSSDHSSTAKATNKPATTANETKPDHGSMDHSKMGSMDHSKMSMDDGEMEGMESMNGGATATSRTPIPVLTDADRAAAFPDVAGHGVHDKQLNSFMLLDKFEYQDADNGSALAWDAKGWIGGDVDRLWLRSEGERTNGVTESAELSALWGHAIGPWWDVVTGVRQDFKPGSPQTWGALGIQGMALYNFEAEATAYIGENGQTAARFEGDYDILLTNRLILQPTAEVNLYGKNDPQRGIGSGLANTEVGLRLRYEIVRQFAPYIGVSWNRSYGKTADLASDEGERTSEARFVAGIRMWF; encoded by the coding sequence ATGGGCGGACTCTCTTCTGTGGTGATGGCAGGAGAAGATAGTAGTGATCATTCATCTACTGCGAAAGCAACTAACAAACCTGCAACTACGGCAAACGAAACTAAGCCCGATCACGGTTCAATGGACCACAGCAAGATGGGGTCTATGGATCACAGTAAGATGAGCATGGACGACGGGGAAATGGAAGGTATGGAAAGCATGAATGGAGGGGCGACCGCCACGAGTCGAACCCCGATCCCTGTACTTACCGACGCTGACCGTGCAGCCGCCTTTCCAGATGTGGCAGGTCATGGTGTCCACGACAAACAACTCAACTCCTTCATGCTGCTGGATAAGTTTGAGTACCAGGATGCTGATAACGGTAGTGCACTGGCCTGGGATGCGAAAGGATGGATCGGCGGTGACGTTGACCGATTGTGGTTGCGCTCGGAAGGCGAACGTACCAATGGTGTAACGGAAAGCGCTGAACTCTCCGCACTTTGGGGACACGCCATCGGTCCGTGGTGGGATGTCGTCACCGGCGTACGGCAAGACTTCAAGCCCGGGTCGCCACAAACTTGGGGAGCGCTCGGTATACAGGGCATGGCCCTGTATAACTTTGAAGCCGAAGCCACTGCCTACATCGGTGAGAACGGTCAGACCGCTGCTCGATTTGAGGGCGACTACGACATTCTGCTGACCAATCGCCTGATCTTGCAGCCTACAGCCGAAGTAAATTTATACGGGAAAAATGATCCTCAGCGTGGCATTGGGTCTGGATTGGCTAACACCGAAGTAGGGTTGCGATTGCGTTACGAGATTGTTCGCCAATTTGCCCCCTACATTGGAGTTAGCTGGAACCGCTCCTACGGCAAGACGGCCGACCTGGCGAGCGATGAAGGAGAAAGGACCAGCGAGGCTCGATTTGTTGCCGGTATTCGGATGTGGTTCTGA
- a CDS encoding DUF411 domain-containing protein → MRNNIFRPGRALRLAALSVLFISSAGHATELLTINVHRDANCGCCKKWMEHLEATGFTVVDHVETNMSRVKKDLGVIPRLSSCHTAMVNGKFVEGHVPAEQIVALIKRDDLIGIAVPGMPTGSPGMEVGGKQDAYQVIGLSKTGINQVIAEYPAN, encoded by the coding sequence ATGCGAAATAACATTTTTCGTCCTGGTCGGGCACTGCGCCTCGCTGCACTCTCGGTTCTGTTTATCAGTTCCGCAGGTCATGCCACAGAATTGCTGACGATCAACGTCCATCGTGACGCTAACTGTGGATGCTGCAAGAAGTGGATGGAGCACCTTGAAGCCACCGGTTTCACCGTCGTTGATCATGTAGAAACCAACATGAGCAGAGTCAAGAAAGACTTGGGTGTTATTCCGCGTCTCTCGTCATGCCACACCGCTATGGTCAACGGAAAATTTGTTGAAGGCCATGTACCTGCCGAGCAAATAGTTGCTTTGATCAAACGCGACGACCTTATCGGGATTGCTGTACCTGGCATGCCGACAGGGTCGCCTGGTATGGAGGTCGGTGGAAAGCAGGATGCTTATCAGGTCATTGGCCTGAGCAAAACAGGTATTAACCAAGTGATTGCCGAATACCCGGCAAACTAG
- a CDS encoding DUF2790 domain-containing protein, which produces MKVFKAFFTISILALSSLAIAEGGGDRVYGRMMQENQQAMEQYALKNGKSNPEIVHYKYGMDLDIHKIVSMTQANIDCAVAPSRMTFEDSAGKLNTVEYRVMGTNCPRGG; this is translated from the coding sequence ATGAAAGTATTTAAAGCATTTTTTACCATTTCAATATTGGCCTTGTCGTCTTTGGCAATAGCTGAAGGAGGTGGTGATCGCGTTTACGGTCGGATGATGCAAGAAAACCAACAGGCGATGGAGCAGTACGCCTTGAAAAACGGGAAGTCTAACCCTGAAATTGTTCATTATAAATATGGTATGGACCTAGATATTCATAAGATCGTCAGTATGACGCAAGCCAATATAGACTGTGCTGTAGCGCCTTCGCGTATGACCTTTGAAGATTCGGCTGGCAAGCTCAACACTGTAGAGTACAGGGTTATGGGTACTAACTGCCCACGCGGAGGATAG
- a CDS encoding CHAT domain-containing protein → MSTTASAFSSKASHEWAAKALADFNENLAEPHKLQLLATIYAGNKDGDPSALLRKINLVQGFYKSKLDGINFFRDAAMRSGSILPFVVNSLNAGKTHVTLDGLLLWHQLLTANSNINAQDLYISIPFGEHGYLAALGDEKIFIERDTQTFIEQLVQSSNHFLGVAKTIAYSDNSGLTIPNRIGIPKYGNSTEYETALTRSYCFSPFPFNAKPLYQLILDTECTPLQAIQLKVRGETWPLTSSLSTPKSDRKPQNVLIWCGGGSLTEELEAEVIKHIFESAGATVKVVCFTEATQQSFIDAYKDPKYDIIWVASHGEFDHWSPKHVKMHIGDNLSVSLEDLWEQAPVMDKRRLAFLNICDGARFEERGFLPKIGIAPGLASADQATISHLWPVMGYPAAAFGAYLAFNLAAGNSYFDAYKMAMLAIRRSTLEIADDLASKTGREFDLIRQLRRKEEDYTPLEFYGSAAFYQ, encoded by the coding sequence TTGTCTACTACAGCAAGTGCGTTCTCAAGCAAAGCATCGCATGAGTGGGCAGCAAAGGCACTCGCCGACTTCAATGAAAACCTCGCTGAGCCGCATAAGCTGCAACTGCTAGCCACTATCTATGCAGGCAATAAGGATGGAGACCCATCCGCACTTCTCAGAAAGATAAACCTTGTCCAAGGTTTCTATAAGTCAAAGCTTGACGGAATTAATTTCTTTCGTGATGCAGCAATGCGGAGCGGCTCAATTTTGCCGTTTGTCGTCAACAGCTTGAACGCCGGTAAAACCCACGTCACGCTTGACGGTTTACTGCTGTGGCACCAGTTACTGACAGCCAATTCCAATATCAATGCACAAGATCTGTACATATCTATTCCGTTCGGTGAGCATGGCTATCTCGCAGCTTTAGGCGACGAGAAAATATTCATTGAGCGTGATACTCAGACCTTTATCGAGCAACTGGTACAATCGAGCAACCATTTTTTAGGCGTGGCAAAAACCATCGCTTATTCCGACAACTCTGGTCTAACAATTCCAAATAGAATAGGAATCCCTAAGTATGGGAATTCTACAGAATACGAAACAGCCCTAACTAGAAGCTATTGCTTTTCTCCATTTCCGTTCAACGCCAAACCTTTATACCAGTTGATTCTTGATACTGAGTGTACCCCGCTGCAAGCGATACAGCTCAAAGTGCGGGGTGAAACATGGCCGCTAACCTCATCGTTATCCACTCCAAAATCTGACAGAAAACCGCAAAATGTTTTGATTTGGTGTGGTGGCGGAAGTCTTACAGAAGAACTTGAGGCCGAAGTAATTAAGCACATCTTTGAATCTGCCGGAGCCACCGTAAAAGTGGTCTGCTTCACCGAAGCCACGCAACAAAGCTTCATCGACGCTTATAAAGACCCTAAGTACGATATTATTTGGGTCGCATCCCACGGCGAGTTTGATCACTGGTCTCCTAAACATGTGAAAATGCACATCGGGGATAATTTATCCGTTTCGCTTGAGGATCTATGGGAGCAGGCTCCAGTCATGGATAAACGGCGATTAGCATTTCTAAACATTTGTGACGGAGCGCGATTTGAGGAACGCGGTTTTCTACCAAAAATCGGTATAGCCCCAGGTTTAGCGAGCGCAGATCAAGCGACAATTTCCCATCTATGGCCTGTCATGGGTTATCCAGCAGCAGCGTTCGGAGCTTATCTAGCTTTCAATTTGGCGGCTGGGAACTCTTATTTCGACGCCTATAAGATGGCGATGCTTGCAATTAGGAGGTCTACATTAGAGATCGCAGACGACCTTGCCTCCAAAACTGGAAGAGAATTTGATTTAATCCGTCAGCTTCGAAGGAAAGAGGAAGATTATACTCCACTTGAGTTCTACGGGTCGGCAGCCTTCTACCAATAA
- a CDS encoding aldehyde dehydrogenase family protein, with protein sequence MTGSKRFDNYIGGEWVTATEYSTNINPSDLSDVIGEYAKADVAQVQTAIDAARAAFPAWSTSGIQARSDALDKVGSEILARKQELGTLLAREEGKTLPEAIGEVSRAGNIFKFFAGECLRLSGDYLPSVRPGVHVEVTREALGVVGLITPWNFPIAIPAWKIAPALAYGNCVVFKPADLVPGCAWALAEIIARAGFPAGVFNLVMGSGRVVGDAIVNSPKVDGISFTGSVSVGRQIAISCVSRQAKVQLEMGGKNPQVILDDADLKQAVELAVQSAFYSTGQRCTASSRLIVTAGIHDKFVEAMAERMRSIKVGHALQAGIDIGPVVSRAQLDQDLGYIDIARNEGARLVAGGSLVTCNTEGYFLAPALFADSTADMRISREEVFGPVANIIKVADYEAALAMANDTEFGLSAGIATTSLKYANHFKRHSQAGMVMVNLPTAGVDYHVPFGGRKGSSYGSREQGRYAQEFYTVVKTSYIGS encoded by the coding sequence ATGACTGGTTCAAAGCGTTTCGACAATTACATCGGTGGCGAGTGGGTAACAGCCACTGAATACAGCACCAATATCAACCCCTCCGACCTGAGCGATGTGATTGGCGAATATGCCAAGGCTGACGTCGCCCAGGTCCAGACTGCCATTGATGCGGCACGGGCTGCGTTCCCTGCCTGGTCGACCTCCGGCATCCAGGCGCGCAGCGATGCGCTGGACAAGGTCGGCAGCGAAATCCTCGCCCGCAAGCAAGAACTGGGCACCCTGCTGGCTCGCGAAGAAGGCAAGACCCTGCCCGAAGCCATCGGTGAAGTGAGCCGTGCCGGCAATATCTTCAAGTTTTTCGCCGGTGAATGCCTGCGCCTGTCGGGTGATTACCTGCCCTCGGTACGCCCGGGCGTGCATGTAGAAGTCACCCGTGAAGCCCTGGGCGTGGTTGGCCTGATCACGCCATGGAACTTCCCCATCGCCATCCCCGCCTGGAAGATCGCCCCGGCCCTGGCCTATGGCAACTGTGTAGTGTTCAAGCCGGCCGATCTGGTACCGGGTTGCGCCTGGGCACTGGCCGAGATCATTGCTCGCGCAGGCTTCCCGGCAGGCGTGTTCAACCTGGTGATGGGCAGCGGCCGCGTGGTCGGCGACGCTATCGTCAACAGCCCGAAAGTGGACGGTATAAGCTTTACCGGCTCGGTGAGCGTCGGTCGCCAGATCGCCATCAGCTGTGTGTCGCGCCAGGCCAAGGTGCAGCTGGAAATGGGCGGTAAAAACCCACAGGTCATCCTCGACGATGCCGACCTCAAGCAAGCGGTCGAACTGGCGGTGCAGAGTGCGTTTTACTCCACCGGCCAGCGTTGCACCGCCTCCAGCCGCCTGATTGTTACCGCGGGCATCCACGACAAATTCGTCGAGGCGATGGCCGAGCGCATGCGTTCGATCAAGGTCGGGCATGCCTTGCAGGCCGGGATTGATATCGGCCCGGTGGTGTCCCGAGCGCAGCTCGACCAGGATTTGGGTTACATCGACATCGCCCGCAACGAAGGCGCCCGCCTGGTTGCCGGAGGCAGCCTGGTGACCTGCAATACCGAGGGTTATTTCCTGGCCCCGGCCCTGTTTGCCGACAGCACGGCCGACATGCGCATCAGCCGCGAAGAAGTGTTCGGCCCGGTAGCCAATATCATCAAGGTTGCAGACTACGAAGCCGCCCTGGCGATGGCCAATGACACCGAGTTTGGCTTGTCGGCGGGTATTGCCACGACCTCGCTCAAATATGCCAATCACTTCAAGCGTCATTCCCAGGCAGGGATGGTGATGGTCAACCTGCCCACGGCGGGGGTGGATTACCACGTGCCGTTTGGCGGGCGCAAAGGCTCGTCCTATGGCTCGCGCGAGCAGGGCCGCTATGCGCAAGAATTCTACACCGTGGTCAAGACCAGCTATATCGGGTCGTGA